From the Vibrio alginolyticus NBRC 15630 = ATCC 17749 genome, one window contains:
- a CDS encoding NAD-dependent succinate-semialdehyde dehydrogenase: MMQQIKNETLKSVFKQWSSEEGIVVINPATEQELIRLKPSTLDELDDLIGQCKTEQVRWAKLSAKERSRRLMGWYQLLLDNAEDIATIITLEQGKPLAESKGEVMYGASFVEWFSEEAKRAYGEVIPAPTTDRRLSAIRQPVGVCAAITPWNFPIAMITRKVAPALAAGCGMLIKPSELTPLTAIAVVELAYQAGIPKELLSVVVSEQAAEFGQVLSTDPRIQKISFTGSTRVGKILMKQASDSVKAVSMELGGNAPFIVFEDADLDAAAEGLVASKFRNAGQTCVCTNRLYVHKNVKQAFVDKVLSKLSKLKLGNGLEKGVTLGPVITMASKHRLEAVIDQAVQEGASIANSPQRRPGRFMEPVLLDSVTQNMSIVQQELFGPVLPIVTFENDDQVLEMTNDTEYGLACYFYTNSLKRIVTFSEGLEYGMVGVNEGIISTEVAPFGGVKESGVGREGAKQGLDEYLETKYICLGGLS, encoded by the coding sequence ATGATGCAACAAATAAAAAATGAAACGCTGAAATCTGTATTTAAGCAATGGTCTTCCGAAGAGGGAATTGTGGTCATCAACCCTGCAACTGAGCAAGAGTTAATTCGGTTAAAGCCTAGTACTCTTGATGAGTTAGATGATCTCATTGGTCAGTGCAAAACGGAGCAAGTCCGTTGGGCTAAATTAAGTGCCAAAGAGCGCTCTCGTCGTTTGATGGGGTGGTATCAACTACTTCTTGATAATGCAGAAGACATAGCCACGATTATTACCTTAGAGCAGGGAAAACCTTTAGCTGAAAGCAAAGGGGAAGTGATGTATGGTGCCTCTTTTGTCGAGTGGTTCTCAGAAGAAGCAAAACGTGCTTATGGCGAAGTTATTCCTGCTCCCACGACAGATAGACGTCTATCTGCAATTCGCCAGCCTGTGGGAGTATGCGCTGCAATTACACCTTGGAACTTCCCTATTGCGATGATTACAAGAAAAGTAGCACCAGCCCTAGCGGCAGGTTGTGGCATGTTGATCAAGCCATCAGAGCTTACCCCTCTCACTGCAATTGCTGTTGTTGAATTAGCTTATCAGGCTGGTATCCCTAAAGAACTGCTTTCTGTCGTGGTATCAGAACAGGCTGCTGAGTTTGGTCAAGTACTAAGTACTGATCCTAGGATTCAGAAGATCTCTTTTACGGGGTCTACGCGCGTTGGGAAAATTTTGATGAAGCAAGCCAGTGATTCAGTCAAGGCGGTGTCGATGGAGTTGGGTGGTAATGCGCCTTTCATCGTGTTTGAAGATGCAGACTTAGATGCGGCTGCGGAAGGGCTTGTCGCGTCGAAGTTCCGTAATGCAGGGCAAACATGTGTTTGTACCAATCGGCTATATGTTCATAAAAATGTAAAACAAGCTTTTGTTGATAAAGTATTGTCGAAGTTAAGCAAATTAAAGCTTGGCAATGGTTTAGAGAAAGGTGTCACATTAGGTCCTGTTATTACCATGGCCTCTAAGCATCGACTAGAAGCGGTGATCGATCAAGCTGTACAAGAAGGAGCCTCTATTGCTAACTCTCCACAGAGACGGCCTGGTCGCTTTATGGAGCCCGTTCTTTTGGATAGTGTGACGCAGAATATGTCGATTGTTCAGCAAGAGCTATTCGGGCCTGTGTTGCCTATTGTTACCTTTGAAAATGATGATCAAGTTCTCGAAATGACGAACGATACAGAATATGGTTTGGCTTGTTATTTCTATACGAATAGCTTGAAGCGTATTGTGACTTTTAGTGAAGGTTTAGAGTATGGCATGGTTGGAGTGAATGAAGGGATCATCTCTACTGAAGTGGCTCCATTTGGTGGAGTTAAAGAGTCGGGTGTTGGACGGGAAGGTGCTAAGCAAGGCCTCGATGAATATCTGGAGACAAAGTATATTTGTCTTGGTGGTTTAAGCTGA
- a CDS encoding oxidative damage protection protein — protein sequence MSRTVFCARLKKEGEGLDFQLYPGELGKRIFDNISKEAWAQWQHKQTMLINEKKLNMMDPEHRKLIETEMVNFLFEGKDVHIEGYTPPSE from the coding sequence ATGAGCCGCACTGTATTTTGTGCTCGACTAAAGAAAGAAGGCGAAGGTCTAGACTTTCAACTTTACCCTGGTGAACTAGGTAAACGCATTTTCGACAACATCTCGAAAGAAGCGTGGGCTCAGTGGCAACACAAACAAACCATGTTGATCAACGAGAAGAAACTCAACATGATGGATCCAGAACACCGCAAACTTATCGAAACAGAAATGGTAAATTTCCTCTTTGAAGGAAAAGACGTTCATATCGAAGGTTACACACCGCCGAGCGAATAA
- a CDS encoding TRM11 family SAM-dependent methyltransferase, with protein sequence MYHYAILANPGHNRIYFDSAMTIACSELKAILASQGVDVTEIGSKDVGLPAALVFSCQEALTDEQARRIAASSIYYALFEVREDGLLRPVQAPVFNTFPESMSQILRYTGKTNEQFTRLMVNIGISASNTGSEQLTLMDPMCGKGTTLFEGLIHGLNVVGVEINAKWVQEIQTFIVKFMKNGRFKHKVSKEKRTAGGKKVADGFVVEAAVNKEDYNQGNLQFMKLYSADTRIADQVVKKNSVDVMVSDLPYGVQHGSKNAKDSKLNRSPLELLNEALPAWKVVLKKQGSVVLSFNEFTLKWKDVAALFEEQGWKVLSEEPYIGYLHRVDQSINRNIIVAVKP encoded by the coding sequence ATGTACCATTACGCGATATTAGCGAATCCGGGTCATAACCGAATTTACTTTGATAGCGCAATGACCATTGCCTGTTCTGAGCTAAAAGCAATTTTAGCTTCACAAGGCGTGGATGTGACAGAAATTGGTAGTAAAGACGTTGGCTTACCTGCTGCGTTGGTGTTTTCTTGTCAGGAAGCGCTAACCGATGAGCAGGCGCGAAGAATCGCAGCCTCTTCGATTTACTATGCGCTATTTGAAGTGCGCGAAGATGGTTTACTTCGACCAGTTCAAGCGCCCGTATTTAACACTTTCCCGGAAAGTATGAGCCAGATTTTGCGCTACACCGGGAAAACAAACGAACAGTTTACCCGTTTGATGGTGAATATCGGCATTAGTGCGTCCAATACGGGAAGTGAACAACTGACCTTAATGGATCCAATGTGTGGTAAAGGTACAACCTTATTTGAAGGCTTGATCCACGGTTTGAACGTGGTAGGGGTTGAGATCAACGCCAAGTGGGTGCAAGAGATCCAGACCTTTATTGTTAAGTTCATGAAGAATGGCCGCTTTAAGCACAAAGTGAGCAAAGAAAAGCGCACTGCGGGTGGCAAGAAAGTGGCGGATGGTTTCGTGGTTGAAGCTGCAGTAAATAAAGAAGATTACAACCAAGGCAATCTTCAGTTTATGAAGCTGTATTCGGCTGATACTCGTATCGCTGATCAAGTCGTGAAAAAGAACTCAGTTGATGTGATGGTGTCTGATCTGCCTTATGGCGTGCAACACGGCAGCAAAAATGCTAAGGACAGCAAACTGAACCGCAGTCCACTAGAGCTTTTAAACGAGGCTCTGCCTGCATGGAAAGTGGTATTGAAAAAGCAAGGTTCAGTGGTGTTGTCTTTCAATGAATTCACATTGAAATGGAAAGATGTCGCGGCATTATTTGAAGAGCAAGGTTGGAAGGTACTTTCAGAAGAGCCTTACATCGGTTATCTTCACCGTGTTGATCAATCTATCAACCGCAATATTATTGTGGCAGTAAAACCATAA
- the trmB gene encoding tRNA (guanosine(46)-N7)-methyltransferase TrmB: MSEVTTNEYNEDGKLIRKIRSFVRREGRLTKGQESAMNECWPTMGIDFKAELLDWKEVFGNDNPVVLEIGFGMGASLVEMAKNAPEKNFIGIEVHSPGVGACLADAREAGITNLRVMCHDAVEVFEHMIPNGSLSTLQLFFPDPWHKKRHHKRRIVQLGFAEMVREKLIPNEGIFHMATDWENYAEHMIEVMNQAPGFENIAKDGDFVPRPDDRPLTKFEARGHRLGHGVWDIKYKRIA, translated from the coding sequence ATGAGTGAAGTAACCACTAACGAATACAACGAAGACGGAAAGCTGATCCGCAAAATCCGCAGCTTTGTACGCCGTGAAGGGCGTTTGACTAAAGGTCAAGAGAGCGCGATGAATGAATGCTGGCCTACGATGGGTATTGACTTCAAAGCTGAACTTCTCGATTGGAAAGAGGTGTTTGGCAACGATAACCCAGTAGTGCTTGAGATCGGTTTTGGTATGGGTGCTTCATTGGTTGAAATGGCAAAGAACGCGCCAGAGAAAAACTTCATCGGTATCGAAGTTCATAGCCCGGGCGTTGGTGCTTGTCTTGCGGATGCTCGCGAAGCAGGAATTACTAACCTGCGTGTAATGTGTCACGATGCGGTAGAAGTATTCGAACACATGATCCCAAATGGCAGCTTATCGACACTGCAATTGTTCTTCCCAGACCCTTGGCATAAGAAGCGTCACCACAAGCGTCGTATTGTTCAATTAGGTTTTGCGGAAATGGTGCGTGAGAAGCTTATCCCTAATGAAGGTATTTTCCACATGGCGACCGACTGGGAAAACTACGCAGAGCACATGATTGAAGTGATGAACCAAGCGCCAGGTTTCGAAAACATTGCTAAAGATGGTGATTTCGTTCCTCGTCCAGACGATCGCCCGCTAACGAAGTTTGAAGCTCGTGGTCACCGTCTTGGTCACGGTGTTTGGGATATCAAATATAAGCGTATTGCGTAA
- the hemW gene encoding radical SAM family heme chaperone HemW, with product MLTPPALSLYVHIPWCVQKCPYCDFNSHALKTEIPEEEYISALLEDLDTDIEKYRLNEAPRPLHSIFIGGGTPSLISAEGIERLLKGIEARIPFKPEIEITMEANPGTIETERFVGYRKAGVTRISIGVQSFEQQKLERLGRIHGQDEAVNAAKLAHQIGLNSFNLDLMHGLPDQSIEQALADLDKAIELAPPHLSWYQLTIEPNTMFYYKPPTLPDDDDLWDIFELGHQKLAAAGYVQYEISGYSKPGYQCQHNLNYWRFGDYLGIGCGSHGKLSFTDGRIIRTTKVKHPRGYLAAYQNMVKPYLHTEHVVADEDRPFEFFMNRFRLIEACPKQDYVDTTSLPLSTIQETIDWAIEMGYLNETPTHWQITEKGKLFLNDLLEAFMAEESED from the coding sequence ATGTTAACGCCCCCAGCACTCAGCTTGTATGTACACATCCCGTGGTGTGTGCAAAAGTGCCCGTATTGCGACTTTAACTCTCACGCGCTCAAAACCGAGATTCCAGAAGAAGAGTACATCAGTGCCCTTTTAGAAGATTTGGATACCGACATTGAGAAATACCGACTTAACGAAGCGCCACGTCCACTGCATTCAATCTTCATTGGTGGTGGTACGCCGAGTTTGATTTCGGCAGAAGGCATCGAGCGTCTACTTAAGGGCATTGAAGCGCGTATTCCGTTCAAGCCTGAAATCGAAATCACCATGGAAGCGAATCCAGGCACCATCGAAACAGAGCGTTTTGTTGGCTACCGCAAAGCTGGTGTAACGCGTATCTCTATCGGCGTGCAAAGCTTTGAGCAACAAAAGCTTGAGCGTTTGGGGCGCATTCACGGCCAAGACGAAGCCGTCAATGCTGCTAAGCTGGCGCACCAAATCGGTTTGAACAGTTTTAACCTCGATCTCATGCACGGCTTACCTGATCAAAGCATCGAACAAGCCTTGGCAGATTTGGACAAAGCGATTGAGTTGGCACCGCCGCACTTGTCTTGGTATCAGCTGACCATCGAACCAAACACCATGTTCTACTACAAGCCACCAACGCTACCTGACGATGATGACTTGTGGGATATTTTCGAGCTCGGACACCAAAAACTTGCAGCCGCGGGTTATGTGCAATATGAAATCTCCGGTTACAGCAAGCCGGGCTATCAGTGTCAGCACAACCTCAACTACTGGCGCTTTGGTGATTACCTTGGTATCGGTTGTGGCTCTCATGGCAAACTCAGTTTTACCGACGGACGTATTATTCGAACGACAAAGGTAAAACACCCGCGAGGCTATTTAGCGGCTTATCAAAATATGGTCAAACCTTATCTGCATACAGAACATGTCGTCGCGGATGAAGATCGTCCATTCGAGTTCTTTATGAACCGATTCCGCTTAATCGAAGCCTGTCCGAAGCAAGATTATGTGGACACCACGAGCTTACCGCTCAGTACGATTCAAGAAACCATCGACTGGGCGATAGAAATGGGCTACCTGAATGAAACGCCTACCCACTGGCAAATTACTGAAAAAGGGAAGCTCTTCCTTAATGATTTGCTCGAAGCCTTTATGGCCGAAGAAAGCGAAGACTAA
- the glsB gene encoding glutaminase B, with amino-acid sequence MKPTVEILTDILAEVRPLIGQGKVADYIPALAKVPSNKLGIAVYTNEGEVIKAGDADEPFSIQSISKALSLTLAMCLYKQEEIWSRVGKEPSGQAFNSLIQLEMEQGIPRNPFINAGAIVVADLLQTRLSAPRQRLLEFVRQLSGDTHIVYDKVVAASEMMHGDRNAAIAYLMRSFGNFENEVIPVLQNYFHACALKMSCVDLAKTFSYLANKGTSVQTGKPVVSPVQTKQLNALLATCGLYDGAGEFAYRVGMPGKSGVGGGIIAVVPGEMTISVWSPELDPSGNSLAGTKALELLSERIGRSIF; translated from the coding sequence ATGAAACCGACAGTGGAAATTTTGACAGATATTTTGGCGGAAGTACGCCCTTTAATCGGCCAAGGTAAAGTGGCTGATTATATTCCTGCTCTGGCAAAAGTACCCAGCAACAAGTTAGGTATTGCGGTATACACCAACGAAGGTGAGGTTATTAAGGCGGGTGATGCCGATGAACCTTTCTCTATCCAATCTATTTCAAAAGCATTGAGCTTGACGTTAGCGATGTGCTTGTACAAGCAAGAAGAAATTTGGTCTCGAGTGGGAAAAGAGCCTTCGGGGCAGGCATTTAATTCGCTAATCCAGCTAGAAATGGAGCAAGGTATTCCTCGTAATCCATTTATAAATGCTGGAGCGATAGTAGTGGCGGATTTGTTACAAACTCGCTTATCTGCGCCTCGTCAGCGCCTGTTGGAGTTTGTGCGTCAGCTTTCTGGTGATACCCATATTGTGTATGACAAAGTCGTTGCGGCATCCGAAATGATGCATGGTGATCGTAATGCGGCGATTGCATATCTCATGCGTTCGTTTGGCAACTTCGAAAATGAAGTGATTCCAGTACTACAAAACTACTTCCACGCTTGTGCGCTGAAGATGAGTTGCGTCGATTTGGCTAAAACGTTTAGCTATTTAGCAAACAAGGGCACATCGGTACAAACGGGTAAGCCTGTAGTTTCTCCTGTGCAAACCAAACAACTTAATGCACTGTTAGCAACGTGTGGCTTGTATGATGGCGCGGGCGAGTTTGCTTATCGCGTTGGAATGCCTGGTAAGTCTGGTGTTGGTGGTGGCATTATCGCGGTAGTACCTGGTGAAATGACCATTTCAGTATGGTCTCCAGAGCTTGATCCTTCAGGTAACTCGCTTGCGGGTACTAAGGCGCTTGAGCTGCTCTCAGAGCGAATTGGCCGTTCAATTTTCTAA
- a CDS encoding methyl-accepting chemotaxis protein: MKLKTQAYLLSAIILLALLALTATGLWTLRVASNLDNKARVTELFKSAYSILTEVEKMAIEGKMPEDEAKALATRLLRNNIYKDNEYVYVADENMMFIAAPLDPQLHGTSFHDFRDGSGNSVGQLILDVLGHKTGQIVEYTWSQKQADGSIEEKHSIAEKTPHWGWVVGTGIGFNEVNARFWSTAQWQLVLCLIIAGSILSGLIISIRKMLNLLGGEPNDVRKAVQAVAQGDIQTSFDTVAPRGSIYRAVQDMSQSLATMVTNLEKSMHALRAELFAVEARSNTIADLTVSQQQSTAMIATAMTEMASSANHVANSASDTANNTDEADKQSQHTQKLIHNTVENIQGLASQLNTASKAVADLDQDVNNIVKVLDVIGDIAEQTNLLALNAAIEAARAGEQGRGFAVVADEVRNLAGRTQDSTKEIQYMISNLQEGSRNAIHTMEICAETSESTVTESKNASEALQQIVTALESITTMSQQIATAAAEQTQVSDDIALRINLIEESGGQLNSVVTESQSSTQSLASLANELEGWVNKFSVKH, encoded by the coding sequence ATGAAACTAAAAACTCAAGCCTATTTATTATCTGCGATCATATTGCTAGCTCTCCTAGCTCTGACCGCAACGGGCTTATGGACACTTCGCGTCGCAAGTAACCTTGATAACAAAGCTCGAGTTACTGAGCTATTTAAAAGTGCGTACAGCATACTTACCGAAGTAGAAAAGATGGCTATCGAAGGCAAAATGCCGGAAGACGAAGCGAAAGCATTAGCCACTCGCCTACTTCGTAACAATATCTACAAAGACAACGAATACGTTTATGTCGCAGATGAAAATATGATGTTCATCGCCGCACCACTAGACCCTCAACTGCACGGAACCAGCTTCCATGACTTTAGAGATGGCAGTGGTAATAGCGTAGGCCAACTCATTCTAGATGTATTGGGGCACAAAACAGGTCAGATCGTTGAATATACCTGGAGCCAAAAACAAGCAGATGGCAGCATTGAAGAAAAACACTCGATAGCAGAAAAAACACCACACTGGGGCTGGGTTGTCGGTACAGGTATTGGCTTTAATGAAGTTAACGCACGTTTTTGGTCGACAGCACAATGGCAGCTTGTGCTGTGTCTGATTATCGCGGGAAGTATTCTAAGTGGCCTGATCATTTCGATTCGCAAAATGCTTAATCTACTTGGTGGAGAGCCTAACGACGTGCGTAAAGCAGTTCAAGCTGTCGCTCAAGGAGACATTCAGACCAGTTTTGATACTGTGGCACCGAGAGGAAGTATCTATCGTGCCGTGCAAGATATGAGTCAATCACTAGCTACCATGGTGACAAACCTAGAGAAGTCTATGCATGCACTGCGCGCAGAGTTGTTTGCCGTAGAGGCTCGATCAAATACGATTGCCGATCTTACCGTATCTCAGCAGCAATCAACGGCTATGATTGCCACTGCGATGACTGAAATGGCATCTTCAGCCAACCATGTTGCCAATTCAGCAAGCGACACCGCAAACAATACGGACGAGGCAGACAAACAAAGCCAACATACTCAGAAACTCATTCACAACACGGTTGAAAACATTCAAGGTTTAGCTTCTCAATTAAATACTGCGAGTAAAGCGGTCGCCGATCTAGATCAGGATGTAAATAATATTGTAAAAGTGCTCGATGTGATTGGTGATATTGCAGAGCAAACAAACCTATTGGCACTCAATGCAGCCATTGAAGCAGCACGTGCTGGAGAGCAAGGCCGAGGCTTCGCAGTCGTTGCTGATGAGGTACGCAACCTAGCAGGACGCACACAAGACAGCACAAAAGAGATTCAGTATATGATCTCCAATCTGCAAGAAGGCTCGCGCAATGCCATTCACACAATGGAAATATGTGCAGAAACCAGTGAAAGCACTGTTACAGAGTCTAAGAATGCCTCTGAAGCTCTACAGCAAATTGTAACGGCGTTAGAATCTATCACCACAATGAGCCAGCAGATCGCTACTGCTGCCGCTGAGCAGACGCAGGTTAGCGATGATATTGCGCTACGCATAAACCTTATCGAGGAAAGCGGAGGCCAACTCAACTCTGTCGTAACCGAGAGCCAATCAAGTACTCAAAGTTTAGCTTCACTAGCGAATGAGCTAGAAGGTTGGGTAAACAAGTTCTCAGTAAAGCACTAG
- the mutY gene encoding A/G-specific adenine glycosylase, producing the protein MTPFASAILEWYDAYGRKDLPWQQNKTAYSVWLSEIMLQQTQVTTVIPYYQRFLERFPTVIDLANAEQDEVLHLWTGLGYYARARNLHKAAQEVASTYNGEFPLDIEKMNALPGIGRSTAAAILSSVYKQPHAILDGNVKRTLSRCFAVEGWPGQKKVENRLWEIAETHTPQTDVDKYNQAMMDMGAMVCTRSKPKCSLCPVADLCVAKQQGNVLDYPGKKPKKDKPIKQTRFVMLHHNTENGHEVWLEQRPQTGIWGGLFCFPQTEHVDAESDIELLLDQRGIQASNIKQKQTLITFRHTFSHYHLDITPILIDLSKQPDVIMEGNKGLWYNLSKPEEVGLAAPVKLLLETLPHELR; encoded by the coding sequence GTGACACCTTTCGCCAGTGCCATCCTAGAATGGTATGACGCATATGGAAGAAAAGATCTTCCGTGGCAACAAAATAAGACCGCATACAGTGTCTGGTTGTCTGAAATTATGCTTCAGCAAACTCAGGTCACTACGGTTATTCCGTATTACCAACGTTTTTTGGAGCGCTTTCCAACCGTGATCGATCTTGCCAATGCTGAGCAAGATGAAGTCCTACACCTTTGGACTGGCTTAGGGTATTACGCCCGAGCCCGTAACCTTCACAAAGCAGCACAAGAGGTCGCCTCTACATACAATGGTGAGTTTCCTCTTGATATAGAGAAAATGAACGCCCTACCGGGGATTGGTCGCTCTACTGCTGCCGCCATTTTATCGTCTGTGTATAAACAACCACACGCGATTCTTGATGGTAACGTGAAGCGCACCCTATCCCGCTGTTTCGCAGTCGAAGGATGGCCAGGACAAAAAAAGGTTGAAAACCGGCTGTGGGAAATTGCCGAAACGCATACCCCACAAACGGATGTAGATAAGTATAACCAGGCAATGATGGACATGGGCGCAATGGTCTGCACTCGCAGCAAACCCAAATGTAGCCTCTGCCCTGTTGCTGATCTGTGTGTGGCAAAACAACAAGGTAATGTGCTCGACTACCCGGGCAAAAAACCGAAGAAAGATAAACCAATCAAGCAAACTCGTTTCGTGATGCTTCACCACAACACCGAAAATGGTCATGAGGTGTGGTTGGAGCAAAGACCACAAACAGGCATTTGGGGTGGCTTATTCTGCTTCCCACAAACCGAACATGTGGATGCAGAAAGCGACATTGAATTGCTACTGGATCAACGCGGCATTCAAGCCAGCAATATCAAACAGAAGCAAACACTGATTACCTTTCGTCATACATTCAGCCATTACCACCTAGATATCACGCCAATTTTGATTGATTTATCAAAGCAACCGGACGTGATAATGGAAGGCAACAAAGGTCTTTGGTATAACTTATCTAAACCTGAAGAAGTCGGTTTAGCCGCGCCAGTAAAACTATTGCTGGAAACGCTACCCCACGAACTTCGTTAA
- the mltC gene encoding membrane-bound lytic murein transglycosylase MltC produces the protein MKKIVFIAAALLMAGCSREFVEKIYDVNYEPTNRFANNLAELPGQFEKDTAALDALINSFSGNIQKRWGKKEIKYAGKSNYVKYIDNYLSRAEVDFRKGMITIETVSPTEPQKHLKDAIVTTLLTPDDPAHVDLFSSKGITLEGQPFLYKQVVDQDNKPIQWSWRANRFAEYLIANKIKTKNVDFKKAYYVEIPMVEDHFSTRSYQYADIVRRASKKYDIPEDLIYAIIKTESSFNPYAVSWANAYGLMQVVPKTAGRDVFKLVKKRSGQPSPKYLFNPENNIDTGTAYFYILKNRYLREVRHPTSLEYSMISAYNGGTGGVLNTFHRSDRKRAMQDLNSLQPNQVYWALTKKHPNAEARRYLEKVTNFKKEFNSKQTL, from the coding sequence ATGAAAAAAATTGTCTTTATTGCTGCCGCACTTTTAATGGCAGGCTGTAGCCGTGAATTCGTCGAAAAGATTTATGACGTCAACTACGAGCCAACAAACCGTTTTGCCAATAACTTAGCTGAGCTACCAGGACAATTTGAAAAAGATACTGCGGCGCTAGATGCCTTAATCAATAGCTTTTCAGGCAATATTCAAAAGCGCTGGGGTAAAAAAGAAATCAAGTACGCTGGCAAAAGTAATTACGTTAAGTACATCGATAACTACCTTAGCCGCGCCGAGGTCGACTTTCGCAAAGGCATGATCACGATAGAGACCGTATCACCGACCGAGCCCCAAAAACACCTAAAAGACGCGATTGTCACCACCTTATTAACACCAGACGATCCCGCTCATGTCGACTTATTCTCCTCTAAAGGTATCACGTTAGAGGGGCAACCATTCCTGTATAAACAAGTTGTCGACCAAGACAATAAGCCAATTCAATGGTCTTGGCGGGCAAACCGATTTGCGGAATACCTAATCGCAAATAAAATAAAAACCAAAAATGTAGATTTCAAGAAAGCGTATTATGTCGAAATTCCCATGGTTGAAGACCACTTTTCAACACGCAGCTACCAATACGCCGATATCGTGCGTCGAGCTTCCAAGAAATACGACATTCCAGAAGACTTGATATACGCCATTATTAAAACCGAGAGCAGTTTCAACCCATACGCGGTAAGTTGGGCAAATGCATATGGCCTAATGCAAGTTGTACCTAAAACAGCGGGACGAGATGTGTTCAAACTCGTGAAAAAGCGCTCGGGCCAACCAAGCCCTAAATATTTGTTTAATCCAGAAAACAACATAGATACTGGTACTGCGTATTTCTATATCTTAAAAAATCGTTATTTAAGAGAAGTCCGCCACCCTACCTCTCTCGAGTACAGCATGATTTCAGCTTACAATGGCGGTACTGGAGGAGTTTTAAACACATTTCATCGCAGTGATCGCAAACGCGCAATGCAAGATCTTAATTCATTGCAACCCAACCAAGTTTATTGGGCGTTAACCAAGAAACACCCGAACGCAGAAGCGCGTCGCTACCTAGAAAAAGTTACAAATTTCAAAAAGGAATTTAACTCGAAGCAAACTTTGTAG